A window from Pseudomonas sp. Tri1 encodes these proteins:
- a CDS encoding SDR family oxidoreductase, whose translation MNSTGNTILVTGGTSGIGLGLALRLHKAGNKVIIAGRRKALLDKIASEHPGIESVLLDVSDPQSIQRSSEALAVSHPNLNVLINNAGIMHWEDLTDPEYLSTAEDIVTTNLLGTIRMVYAFTPQLIKQPSATIVNVSSALAFVPLPATPTYSATKAAVHSFTQSLRVQLEDSPVEVIELAPPGVRTTLLGQENDEHAMPLDEFLDETFELLEISPTPRELVVERAKPLRFAEASGSHHEILKMLAGYKQPAE comes from the coding sequence ATGAACAGCACTGGCAACACGATTCTGGTTACTGGCGGCACCTCAGGCATTGGCCTCGGTCTGGCGCTTAGGCTTCACAAGGCGGGCAACAAAGTCATCATCGCGGGACGTCGCAAGGCTCTGCTCGACAAGATCGCGTCGGAGCATCCAGGTATTGAATCAGTATTGCTGGACGTCTCCGATCCACAATCCATCCAGCGCAGCAGCGAAGCGCTTGCGGTCAGCCACCCAAATCTGAACGTCCTCATAAACAATGCTGGCATCATGCATTGGGAGGATCTGACTGACCCGGAATACCTGAGCACCGCCGAAGATATCGTGACAACGAACTTACTTGGCACGATTCGCATGGTATATGCATTCACCCCCCAGCTGATCAAGCAGCCGAGTGCAACGATTGTGAATGTCAGTTCGGCGTTGGCATTCGTCCCGCTACCTGCGACACCGACATACAGCGCAACCAAAGCGGCAGTTCATTCGTTCACTCAAAGTCTTCGAGTGCAGCTAGAGGACTCGCCGGTCGAGGTTATCGAGCTTGCGCCGCCGGGTGTACGTACCACTTTGCTTGGACAGGAAAACGACGAACACGCCATGCCCTTGGACGAGTTTCTGGATGAAACCTTCGAACTGCTCGAGATCTCTCCGACCCCACGCGAACTTGTCGTCGAGCGCGCCAAGCCATTACGGTTTGCTGAAGCGAGCGGTTCACATCATGAGATATTGAAAATGCTTGCGGGATACAAACAGCCGGCAGAATGA
- a CDS encoding PLP-dependent aminotransferase family protein, whose product MKGCRETDFAYQAVYRYLTTLINELGADSRVRLPSLRQLAERLDVSISTIQYAYSLLEKEGRVYSIAKSGYYALPVPCTATLDGGDDLLETLYVNARRPGMLVLSADEPASMQPLDSPLLLLERELLRQYPRSCQALSQPWGELELRAALAARYTSSAARCWSADDVYIGADLRGVLEILIAVLALKGATVLIESPCDWTVLRLLQAAEIRVIELPLRTGGEFDTDQLAQLLASETVRLVVLSSVLSMPRGTLTLDHNRRAVARLLGLHGTWVLENDSYTELAFETGVTPFRDLLDPDRLIVYSTFEKTIGPEAPYGYVLSRQLTLQLQRHFLLRAFRLSPIRQKAIARLFSNGRIDQHLLILRRLLRESAVSATHLLRERLGDSLHWVTPEGGATIWMCSARPVDLRRVFQRLLAQRIVIAPGELFSIHGLYSQHMRLSHALNGSADLDAALCALADALRLEPS is encoded by the coding sequence GTGAAAGGCTGCCGGGAAACAGACTTCGCCTACCAGGCGGTTTATCGATACCTGACGACCCTGATCAACGAATTGGGTGCCGATTCGCGGGTACGCCTGCCGTCGCTGCGACAATTGGCCGAGCGCCTGGACGTGTCGATTTCCACCATCCAGTACGCCTATTCGTTGCTGGAGAAGGAAGGGCGGGTCTATTCGATCGCCAAGTCCGGCTATTACGCGCTGCCGGTGCCTTGTACCGCCACTCTGGACGGTGGTGACGATTTGCTCGAGACCTTGTATGTCAATGCGCGGCGACCGGGCATGTTGGTGCTCAGCGCGGATGAGCCGGCGTCGATGCAGCCACTCGATAGCCCATTGTTGCTGCTTGAGCGCGAACTGCTGCGTCAGTATCCGCGCTCCTGCCAGGCACTTTCGCAACCTTGGGGCGAGTTGGAGCTGCGTGCAGCACTGGCCGCCCGCTACACCTCTTCCGCGGCCCGCTGCTGGAGTGCCGATGACGTCTATATCGGCGCTGATCTGCGCGGTGTCCTGGAAATCCTCATTGCGGTACTGGCACTCAAGGGCGCTACGGTATTGATTGAGTCGCCCTGTGACTGGACCGTCCTGCGCTTGCTGCAGGCCGCCGAAATCCGGGTTATCGAACTGCCGTTACGGACGGGTGGGGAGTTCGATACCGATCAGTTGGCGCAACTGCTGGCCAGCGAAACGGTGCGCCTGGTGGTGTTGTCTTCGGTCTTGAGCATGCCGAGGGGGACGCTCACGCTTGACCACAACCGCCGTGCGGTGGCCCGTCTGCTGGGGCTGCACGGCACCTGGGTATTGGAGAACGACAGCTACACCGAGCTGGCATTCGAAACAGGTGTCACGCCTTTTCGGGATCTGCTCGATCCTGACCGGTTGATCGTCTATTCCACGTTCGAGAAAACCATTGGGCCAGAGGCGCCTTATGGCTATGTGTTATCGCGTCAGTTGACCCTGCAATTGCAGCGACATTTCTTGTTGCGCGCCTTTCGACTGTCGCCGATCCGCCAGAAAGCCATCGCCCGCTTGTTCAGCAACGGTCGGATCGATCAGCACTTGCTGATTTTGCGGCGCTTGCTGCGTGAAAGCGCCGTGTCGGCGACACACTTGCTCCGCGAGCGGCTGGGAGACAGCCTGCACTGGGTCACGCCTGAAGGTGGCGCGACGATCTGGATGTGCTCGGCGCGTCCGGTCGATCTGCGGCGGGTCTTCCAGCGCCTGCTGGCTCAGCGAATCGTCATCGCGCCGGGGGAACTGTTCAGCATCCATGGGTTGTATTCGCAGCATATGCGCTTGAGCCACGCCTTGAATGGTTCGGCTGACCTGGACGCTGCGCTCTGCGCGCTGGCCGATGCCTTGAGGCTCGAGCCATCCTGA
- a CDS encoding mandelate racemase/muconate lactonizing enzyme family protein, producing MRIVDIREKTVSIASPIANAYIDFSKMTCSVVAVITDVIRDGKPVIGYGFNSNGRYGQGALMRDRFLARITEADPDTLVDHENNNLDPFAIWKALMTNEKPGGHGERSVAVGTIDMAVWDAVAKIEGKPLYRLLADRYRNGVADDKVWVYAAGGYYYPGKDQTKLKAEMQSYLDRGYDVVKMKIGAVPLDEDIRRIEAVLEVVGDGRRLAVDANGRFDLQTGIAYAEAIKKYNLFWYEEIGDPLDYALQAELANHYELPMATGENLFSHQDARNLLRHGGMRPDRDFLQFDCALSYGLVEYMRTLKVMEEMGWSSRRVVPHGGHQMSLNIAAGLHLGGNESYPDVFQPFGGFADGIKVENGYVGLPDIPGVGFEAKSALYAVMRELGEG from the coding sequence ATGCGTATCGTAGACATCCGTGAAAAAACTGTTTCTATTGCCTCCCCAATTGCCAACGCCTATATCGACTTTTCCAAAATGACCTGCTCAGTCGTCGCTGTCATCACGGATGTGATTCGCGATGGCAAACCTGTCATCGGCTACGGTTTCAACTCCAATGGTCGCTATGGCCAAGGCGCCCTGATGCGTGATCGTTTCCTGGCGCGTATCACCGAAGCGGATCCAGACACGCTCGTCGACCATGAAAACAACAACCTGGATCCGTTCGCCATCTGGAAAGCCCTGATGACCAACGAAAAGCCAGGCGGCCACGGCGAGCGCTCGGTCGCGGTTGGCACCATCGACATGGCTGTATGGGATGCCGTCGCCAAGATTGAAGGCAAACCTCTCTATCGCCTGCTGGCTGATCGTTACCGTAACGGCGTGGCCGATGACAAGGTCTGGGTCTATGCAGCAGGTGGCTACTACTACCCTGGCAAAGACCAGACCAAGCTCAAAGCAGAAATGCAGAGCTATCTGGATCGTGGCTACGACGTCGTCAAGATGAAGATTGGTGCAGTACCGCTGGACGAAGATATCCGTCGCATCGAAGCGGTACTCGAAGTGGTGGGGGACGGTCGTCGACTGGCGGTCGATGCCAACGGTCGTTTCGATCTTCAGACCGGTATTGCTTACGCGGAAGCCATCAAGAAGTACAACCTCTTCTGGTATGAGGAGATCGGCGACCCGCTCGATTACGCACTCCAGGCTGAGCTTGCCAATCACTATGAACTGCCCATGGCGACCGGTGAAAACCTGTTCTCCCACCAAGACGCCCGTAACCTACTGCGTCACGGCGGCATGCGCCCGGATCGCGACTTCCTGCAGTTCGACTGTGCGCTGTCCTACGGGCTCGTGGAGTACATGCGCACCCTGAAAGTGATGGAAGAAATGGGTTGGTCGTCCCGTCGCGTAGTTCCACACGGCGGTCACCAGATGTCCCTGAACATCGCAGCCGGTCTGCACCTGGGCGGCAATGAATCTTACCCCGACGTGTTCCAGCCTTTCGGCGGCTTCGCTGACGGAATCAAGGTGGAAAATGGTTATGTCGGTCTGCCAGATATTCCAGGTGTTGGCTTCGAAGCCAAGTCCGCCTTGTACGCAGTAATGCGTGAGTTGGGCGAAGGCTGA
- a CDS encoding NAD(P)-dependent oxidoreductase, with protein MKKTILAFSRVSPGLLEPYKDKYNVIIMSPELGDMDAQFEAAISSVHGLIGGNRRLGEAELASAENLEIISSISVGYDNYDLSYLNGRMSILYSGNSRKPHLEQELGARFVSQEKLLIEADFVCPVVPLTDGTRNIIGRKELALMGAESILINVSRGPVVDQDALIQALEEKTIRAAGLDVYVKEPLASSRLFKLKNVVTVPHIGSATTDTRNAMAQRALENLLMGLEGRRPRDLVNVHGLGHRWTE; from the coding sequence ATGAAAAAGACAATCCTTGCCTTCAGCCGCGTCTCACCCGGCCTGCTTGAACCCTATAAAGATAAGTACAACGTCATCATCATGAGTCCCGAGCTTGGTGACATGGATGCCCAGTTTGAAGCCGCCATTTCCAGCGTGCACGGACTGATCGGCGGTAATCGTCGTCTGGGTGAAGCTGAGCTGGCTTCGGCTGAAAACCTTGAGATCATTTCGAGCATATCGGTTGGCTACGACAACTATGACCTCAGCTATCTCAATGGCCGCATGAGCATTTTGTACAGCGGCAATAGTCGTAAACCACATCTGGAACAAGAGCTCGGGGCGAGGTTCGTCTCGCAAGAAAAGCTTTTAATCGAGGCTGATTTTGTCTGTCCGGTCGTGCCATTGACGGACGGAACGAGAAACATCATCGGACGCAAAGAGCTAGCGTTGATGGGCGCGGAAAGTATCTTGATCAACGTTTCTCGTGGCCCTGTGGTTGATCAGGACGCACTCATTCAAGCGCTTGAAGAAAAGACGATACGAGCAGCTGGTTTAGATGTTTATGTGAAAGAGCCGCTAGCGAGTTCAAGGCTTTTCAAATTAAAGAACGTGGTCACCGTACCTCATATCGGCTCTGCGACAACCGATACGCGCAATGCAATGGCACAGCGTGCTCTGGAAAATTTGCTTATGGGTCTCGAAGGACGGCGACCGAGAGACCTCGTGAATGTCCACGGGCTAGGACACAGGTGGACGGAGTGA
- a CDS encoding NAD(P)-binding domain-containing protein — translation MKIGIIGAGNIGATLARKLAACGHEVKLANSKSPHTLQNLANEIGVSAVTKEDAVSNVDAVILSIPFAKYPDLRQTLSNVPEKVVVIDTSNYYPGRDGAIKEVDDGKPESVWVSEQIGRPVVKAWNAVLAATLAEHGQPADSSSRIALPVAGGDINAEAIVQDLVEDTGFTALAAGSLEDSWRQQPGTPAYCTELKLPELKSALCAADKLRAPQNRDALMAKFMIPGGNFTHEEIVAMNRELTA, via the coding sequence ATGAAAATCGGAATTATCGGCGCAGGCAACATTGGGGCGACTCTTGCCCGCAAGCTCGCTGCGTGCGGCCATGAAGTCAAACTGGCAAACTCGAAGAGTCCTCATACCCTTCAAAACCTTGCCAACGAAATCGGTGTAAGCGCGGTGACTAAAGAAGATGCTGTGTCCAACGTGGATGCCGTTATCCTCTCGATCCCCTTTGCAAAATACCCGGATCTCCGGCAAACGTTGAGTAATGTTCCCGAGAAGGTCGTCGTCATTGACACCTCCAATTACTATCCGGGGCGAGACGGGGCAATTAAAGAAGTAGATGACGGTAAGCCAGAAAGCGTTTGGGTAAGCGAGCAAATTGGACGCCCGGTCGTTAAGGCATGGAATGCCGTCCTCGCAGCGACTCTTGCCGAGCACGGCCAACCAGCCGACTCGTCCTCACGCATAGCCCTACCTGTAGCTGGTGGTGACATCAATGCTGAGGCAATCGTGCAGGATCTTGTAGAGGATACCGGCTTTACCGCGCTTGCCGCTGGAAGCCTTGAAGACTCATGGCGCCAGCAACCAGGCACACCTGCCTATTGCACCGAACTGAAGTTGCCAGAGTTGAAGTCGGCCTTGTGCGCGGCAGACAAGTTGAGGGCGCCTCAAAACCGGGATGCCCTGATGGCCAAGTTCATGATTCCCGGTGGCAATTTCACACACGAGGAAATTGTTGCCATGAATCGGGAACTAACAGCCTGA
- the dctA gene encoding C4-dicarboxylate transporter DctA, translated as MEISKSRWYSQLYVQVLIGIVIGAAIGYFVPDIGAKLQPFADGFIKLIKMLLAPIIFGTVVVGIAKMGSIKEVGRIGVKALIYFEILSTIALVVGLIVVNIVKPGVGMNINVSALDGSAISKYSQAASEQGGTIDFFLNIIPHTFLGAFSNGVMLQVILLSVLMGVALVQMGETSKPLINTIDLFLQGLFKIVAMVMRLAPIGAGAGMAFTIGKYGIGTLLSLGQLLIALYITTLIFIVVVLGTVARWSGMPLMQFLRYFKDEILITLGTCSTEAVLPRMMVKLEKLGCKKSVVGMVLPTGYTFNADGTCIYLTMAAIFIAQATNTPLTFVDQMILLGVFLLTSKGSAGVAGAGFVTLAATLTTIHSIPLVGLVLLLGIDRFLNEARAVTNLIGNGIGTIAIAKWDNSFDVEACEREIAAMKHEKAARKALLAQK; from the coding sequence GTGGAAATCTCCAAATCCCGCTGGTATAGCCAGCTGTATGTGCAAGTGCTGATCGGCATCGTGATCGGTGCAGCTATCGGTTACTTCGTACCCGATATCGGAGCCAAGCTCCAACCCTTTGCCGATGGTTTCATCAAACTGATCAAAATGCTGTTGGCACCCATTATTTTCGGTACGGTCGTTGTAGGTATCGCGAAGATGGGCAGTATCAAAGAAGTCGGGCGGATTGGCGTAAAAGCGCTGATCTACTTTGAGATTCTATCTACCATCGCCCTGGTTGTCGGCCTTATCGTGGTCAACATCGTCAAGCCTGGCGTCGGTATGAACATTAACGTCAGCGCGCTTGATGGAAGTGCTATCAGCAAGTACAGCCAGGCTGCCAGTGAACAGGGCGGCACCATTGATTTCTTCCTCAATATCATCCCCCACACGTTCCTCGGCGCATTCTCCAATGGCGTCATGCTGCAGGTCATTCTGCTTTCGGTTTTGATGGGTGTTGCCCTGGTTCAGATGGGCGAAACCAGCAAGCCGCTGATCAACACCATTGATCTGTTCCTGCAAGGCCTGTTCAAGATCGTTGCAATGGTCATGCGCTTGGCGCCGATTGGTGCGGGTGCCGGTATGGCGTTCACTATCGGCAAGTACGGGATTGGCACCTTGCTGTCACTCGGTCAGTTGCTGATCGCGCTCTACATCACAACCTTGATTTTCATCGTGGTGGTGCTGGGTACGGTGGCCAGATGGTCGGGCATGCCGCTCATGCAATTCCTTCGTTACTTCAAAGATGAAATTCTCATCACGCTTGGCACCTGTTCAACCGAAGCCGTGCTGCCACGAATGATGGTGAAGCTTGAAAAGCTTGGCTGCAAAAAGTCAGTAGTGGGCATGGTGTTGCCAACGGGGTACACCTTCAATGCGGACGGCACCTGCATCTATCTCACCATGGCCGCCATCTTCATCGCCCAGGCGACCAATACGCCACTGACGTTTGTGGATCAGATGATTCTGCTGGGCGTATTCCTGCTAACGTCCAAAGGCTCGGCTGGCGTGGCAGGTGCGGGGTTTGTGACGTTGGCTGCAACGCTCACAACTATCCACTCCATTCCTCTGGTAGGGCTCGTTTTGCTCTTGGGCATTGACCGGTTCCTGAACGAAGCGCGGGCCGTGACCAACCTGATTGGTAACGGCATCGGCACCATTGCCATTGCCAAGTGGGACAACTCGTTCGATGTCGAGGCCTGTGAGCGTGAAATTGCCGCCATGAAACATGAAAAGGCAGCAAGGAAGGCATTGCTGGCGCAGAAATAA
- a CDS encoding LysR family transcriptional regulator, which translates to MELVWLEDLSALAEYGSFVRAAEARHVTQPAFSRRVRSLENWMGVELFVRTPQGAILTEAGRQILPSAQEAARHLYRMRSEAQEVAGIAAKSLQFAATHSLSFTFFPKWLRSSENGAPIEAVKLHSDSMAVCEQMLIHGQVQFLLCHRHPDVPPLLAPDQFISKKVGEDVLVPLASASTNFGTSPAALPYLAYTHESGLGRIVAHRLRGKEDYLHLKPLFSSHLAAVLMSMALESKGVAWLPKSLTEQEILDGRLVRALDESWDIPLEIHLTRPKAILSQSAEDFWERAGSDTQPST; encoded by the coding sequence TTGGAACTCGTTTGGCTCGAAGATCTTTCAGCGCTTGCGGAGTACGGCAGTTTTGTCCGTGCCGCTGAGGCACGCCATGTTACTCAGCCAGCCTTCAGTCGAAGAGTACGTTCTCTGGAGAATTGGATGGGCGTCGAGTTATTTGTGCGCACACCACAAGGAGCAATCCTTACCGAGGCAGGAAGGCAAATTTTGCCCAGTGCTCAGGAAGCTGCCCGGCACTTGTACAGGATGCGTAGTGAGGCTCAAGAGGTAGCAGGAATAGCCGCCAAATCGCTGCAATTCGCGGCAACTCATTCCCTGTCGTTTACATTTTTTCCCAAGTGGCTTCGAAGCTCAGAAAACGGTGCTCCCATTGAGGCCGTGAAGCTACACTCTGACAGCATGGCGGTCTGTGAGCAGATGCTGATACATGGTCAGGTTCAGTTTCTGCTCTGCCACCGGCATCCCGACGTTCCGCCTTTACTGGCGCCTGATCAATTCATCAGCAAGAAGGTGGGGGAGGACGTCCTCGTACCGCTTGCGAGTGCTTCCACTAACTTCGGCACCTCGCCTGCAGCGTTGCCATACCTCGCCTACACCCATGAGTCTGGACTGGGGCGAATCGTCGCCCACAGACTGCGTGGCAAGGAAGACTACCTTCACCTCAAGCCACTCTTCAGCAGCCACCTTGCAGCGGTACTCATGTCCATGGCTCTGGAAAGCAAAGGAGTGGCGTGGTTGCCTAAGAGCCTTACCGAGCAAGAAATCCTAGATGGGCGCTTAGTCAGAGCGCTCGACGAAAGCTGGGATATACCTCTGGAAATTCATCTGACCCGCCCAAAAGCAATCCTCAGTCAGTCTGCCGAAGATTTCTGGGAGCGGGCGGGTAGTGACACGCAGCCTTCCACATGA
- a CDS encoding isocitrate lyase/phosphoenolpyruvate mutase family protein, whose product MRKAFGDLLHGAVCKFAASVFDPISVRMASNLGFEVAIQGSSVASLQVLGAPDISLLTLDEYVEQVSGVGRASQIPIIGDADHGFGNALNVMRTASELQKAGVAALTLEDTHLPAKYDEQSHVLIEMEEAASKIYAARFARSDDALSIIARTNVAVTTLEDSIARTTAYQKAGADAICLVGVQDFQHLEALTSHLSVPIMLINYGNPALSDVEKLSAVNVRIVVNGHAPYLSAIKATYEALREQSGTEGSELSLPELLSKYTLSDNYRERAKTYLKSEHDSN is encoded by the coding sequence TTGCGCAAGGCGTTTGGTGATTTACTTCATGGAGCAGTTTGTAAATTTGCTGCTTCCGTATTCGATCCCATCTCGGTTCGTATGGCATCCAACCTTGGTTTTGAGGTTGCAATCCAAGGTAGTTCCGTCGCCTCGCTTCAAGTGCTCGGAGCTCCGGACATTTCTCTGCTCACGCTTGATGAATATGTCGAGCAGGTTTCCGGAGTCGGGCGGGCCAGCCAAATCCCAATCATTGGGGACGCTGATCATGGGTTTGGTAACGCGCTTAATGTAATGCGAACGGCCTCCGAGCTGCAGAAGGCCGGTGTTGCCGCCCTAACGCTGGAAGATACCCACCTACCGGCCAAATACGACGAGCAGTCACACGTACTTATCGAAATGGAAGAAGCCGCAAGCAAGATTTACGCTGCGAGGTTTGCCCGTTCAGATGATGCCCTCAGCATCATCGCGCGTACGAATGTGGCCGTTACCACTTTGGAAGATTCCATTGCACGCACCACGGCCTATCAAAAAGCTGGGGCCGATGCGATTTGCCTTGTCGGAGTACAGGATTTCCAACACTTGGAAGCACTCACCTCACATCTTTCCGTGCCGATCATGCTGATCAATTATGGAAATCCTGCTCTGAGCGATGTTGAGAAACTGAGTGCAGTCAATGTGCGGATCGTGGTCAATGGGCATGCCCCCTATCTGTCCGCAATCAAAGCAACCTACGAGGCGCTGCGCGAACAAAGCGGCACGGAGGGGAGCGAGCTTTCCCTCCCTGAGCTGCTTTCTAAATACACGCTCTCGGACAATTACCGAGAGCGGGCAAAGACCTATTTGAAGTCAGAGCACGATTCGAATTGA
- a CDS encoding TetR/AcrR family transcriptional regulator, producing the protein MTDELVMRSDAKKNRERILEVAVVELTSDPAVPLSTIAKKAGVGQGTFYRHFATREKLVFEVYQFEMQQVASLAEQLLATKPPKEALREWMDCLAEYAMTKAGLATAIQQAASIYEFPGKSGYAPVQAAAESLLRANEKAGTIRSGITNDDFFLAIAGIWQMDPQSEWRSRLDRLMNLVMDGLCAGSPESLKKNNV; encoded by the coding sequence ATGACTGACGAGTTGGTGATGCGTTCTGACGCCAAGAAAAACCGTGAACGGATACTGGAGGTCGCGGTGGTGGAGCTGACTAGCGATCCTGCGGTTCCGTTGAGCACGATTGCGAAGAAGGCTGGGGTGGGACAGGGCACGTTCTATCGCCACTTCGCCACCAGAGAGAAGCTGGTATTCGAGGTTTATCAATTCGAGATGCAGCAGGTGGCATCGTTGGCGGAACAGCTCCTCGCGACAAAACCACCTAAGGAGGCCCTCCGAGAATGGATGGACTGCCTCGCTGAATATGCAATGACAAAGGCAGGACTCGCTACTGCGATACAACAAGCTGCGTCTATTTACGAGTTCCCAGGGAAGTCGGGATACGCTCCAGTCCAGGCAGCTGCAGAGTCGCTTTTGAGGGCAAATGAAAAGGCCGGAACGATTCGTAGCGGGATTACTAACGACGACTTTTTTCTAGCCATCGCTGGAATATGGCAAATGGATCCCCAGAGCGAATGGCGCTCGCGTCTCGACAGACTGATGAACTTGGTGATGGATGGTCTATGCGCAGGCAGCCCCGAAAGCCTGAAAAAGAATAACGTCTAG
- a CDS encoding zinc-dependent alcohol dehydrogenase family protein yields the protein MSRTIRFHKFGGAEVLKCEEHAAALPAPGEVQVRVEAIGISWYDTLWRQNLASSQARLPSGLGHEMAGVVTAVGDGVDDLAVGDKVASFPAESPNDYPVYGEVIVLPRTALTRYPDVLSPIQAAVHYTPLLIAYFAYMDLARVKPGQFALVTDASHCAGPSFVQLGKALGVRVIAATKTADEREYLLSLGAEKVIVTEEQDLLMQINKLTDNRGVDVVFDGLGGPQMSLLGDVLAPRGSLVLYGLQGGNQTPFPACAAFQKNIQFFVHCIGNFTGKPELGIVQDQVALQRALRDINQLTADRVLLPLKTRVFPFAEFVEAHRYMGECPCRERVALQVVDPA from the coding sequence ATGTCCCGCACGATCCGTTTTCACAAGTTTGGCGGTGCCGAGGTGCTCAAATGCGAAGAGCATGCGGCGGCTCTTCCTGCCCCAGGAGAAGTGCAGGTCCGTGTCGAAGCGATCGGCATCAGTTGGTACGACACCCTGTGGCGCCAGAACCTGGCGTCGTCCCAGGCTCGCCTGCCTTCGGGCCTGGGCCATGAAATGGCCGGCGTGGTCACGGCGGTCGGCGACGGTGTCGATGATCTGGCCGTGGGCGACAAGGTCGCCAGCTTTCCTGCCGAGAGCCCGAACGATTACCCGGTGTACGGCGAGGTCATCGTGCTGCCGCGCACCGCGCTGACCCGTTATCCCGATGTACTCAGCCCGATCCAAGCCGCGGTGCACTACACACCACTACTGATCGCTTACTTTGCCTACATGGACCTGGCACGGGTCAAGCCCGGGCAATTTGCCCTGGTGACCGATGCCAGCCATTGCGCCGGCCCATCCTTCGTGCAACTGGGCAAGGCCCTGGGTGTGCGGGTGATCGCCGCCACCAAGACGGCTGACGAACGTGAGTATCTGCTGTCGCTGGGCGCTGAGAAAGTCATCGTCACCGAAGAGCAGGACTTGCTGATGCAAATCAACAAGCTCACCGACAACCGTGGTGTCGACGTGGTGTTCGACGGCCTTGGCGGGCCGCAAATGTCGCTGCTTGGTGATGTGTTGGCGCCGCGAGGCAGCCTGGTCTTGTATGGCCTGCAAGGCGGCAACCAGACACCGTTTCCGGCCTGTGCGGCGTTCCAGAAGAACATTCAGTTCTTTGTGCACTGCATTGGCAACTTCACCGGCAAGCCGGAACTGGGCATCGTCCAGGACCAGGTGGCTTTGCAGCGGGCGCTGCGTGATATCAATCAACTGACCGCCGACCGCGTGCTGCTGCCCCTCAAGACTCGAGTGTTTCCATTCGCCGAGTTTGTCGAGGCTCACCGCTACATGGGCGAATGCCCTTGCCGTGAACGCGTTGCCCTCCAGGTAGTCGATCCCGCTTGA
- a CDS encoding LysR family transcriptional regulator yields MNRNDLRRVDLNLLIVFETLMHERSVTRAAEKLFLGQPAISAALSRLRSLFDDPLFVRTGRSMEPSARAVEIFALLSPALDSISTAVSRAAEFDPATSTSVFRIGLSDDAEFALLPMLLKRLRAEAPGIVLVVRRVNYILMPGLLASGEISIGVSYTEDLPANAKRKVLRRSMPKVLRADTAPGRLTLDEFCARPHALVSFAGDLSGFIDEELEKLDRKRHVVLAVPQFNGLSTLLAGTDIIAIVPDYTADALTAAGGVRAEDPPLPVRSFELHMAWRGSQDNDPGERWLRSRIQMFFGDPESL; encoded by the coding sequence ATGAATCGTAATGACCTGCGGCGTGTCGATCTGAACCTGTTGATCGTGTTCGAAACATTGATGCATGAACGCAGTGTGACTCGCGCGGCCGAGAAATTGTTCCTAGGCCAACCGGCCATCAGCGCCGCGCTGTCGCGCCTGCGCAGCCTGTTCGATGACCCGTTGTTCGTGCGCACCGGCCGCAGCATGGAGCCTTCGGCCCGGGCGGTCGAGATCTTCGCCCTGCTCTCCCCGGCCCTGGACTCGATTTCCACGGCGGTCAGCCGTGCGGCGGAATTCGACCCAGCCACCAGCACCTCGGTGTTCCGCATCGGCCTGTCGGACGATGCCGAGTTCGCCTTGCTGCCGATGCTGCTCAAGCGCCTGCGGGCCGAAGCCCCGGGCATTGTCCTGGTGGTGCGCCGGGTCAACTACATCCTGATGCCGGGCTTGCTGGCGTCCGGTGAAATCTCCATCGGTGTCAGCTACACCGAGGATCTGCCAGCCAACGCCAAGCGCAAAGTCTTGCGGCGCAGCATGCCCAAAGTGCTGCGGGCCGACACGGCCCCAGGACGGCTGACCCTGGACGAATTCTGCGCCCGCCCCCACGCCCTGGTGTCCTTCGCTGGTGACTTGAGCGGTTTTATCGACGAAGAACTGGAGAAGCTCGACCGCAAGCGCCATGTGGTCTTGGCCGTACCGCAGTTCAATGGCCTGAGCACGCTGCTGGCGGGCACTGACATCATCGCCATCGTGCCCGACTACACCGCCGACGCCCTGACCGCCGCCGGTGGCGTACGCGCCGAAGACCCACCGCTCCCGGTGCGCAGCTTCGAGCTGCACATGGCTTGGCGCGGGTCCCAGGATAACGATCCGGGCGAGCGCTGGTTGCGTTCGCGGATTCAGATGTTTTTTGGGGATCCTGAGAGTCTCTGA